A single window of Anopheles moucheti chromosome 2, idAnoMoucSN_F20_07, whole genome shotgun sequence DNA harbors:
- the LOC128300965 gene encoding disheveled-associated activator of morphogenesis 1 isoform X2, protein MPAFRGRRGWCGCLQDDEPPEICVVEGVFSLQTLTPTQPMPAIDELDIKFAELVEELDLTAPNKAAMMSLPPQKKWQIYCSRKSPLDSGPNGTPLQTVPPSPEHYIERLKDMAVQLKACAPDESPTHEYGPKIESQTALFDALKTALRTSAHSFVIRFIELQGLPALLELLQVLDIRVANSPLHTSLIGCIKALMNNSTGRSHVLAHPTGIDTIARSLAADNIKTKIAALEILGAVCLVPGGHKKVLNAMLNYQEYAAERARFQGIVNDLDRSTGAYRDDVNLKTAIMSFINAVLNYGPGQENLEFRLHLRYEFLMLGIQPVIDKLRKHENETLNRHLDFFEMVRNEDEKELARKFDHEHVDTKSASAMFDLIRRKLSHSPAYPHLLSLLQHMLLLPPPTTGPNAQHWLLFDRVVQQLVLQHEERPASDCLDPDAPGVDKRSETGSVASSSLKLQDPDVTPLSIDVRKIVKLLVKEEELVASRTRADDLERENSEIAARLAKKEQDLDHRTQEKEDLETSLARMRERLEKESANHSQAVQRALNAEMRAEDLQHRFVSEQQERLRLERLVTEGSIPDDQKVAGLQGANCNGQATSPPPPPPAPCKLPPPPPPPMMMPAAPPPPPAPGGMPKLAPAGPQAPAAPKAPEAPKKNVPQPANPLKSFNWSKLPDSKLTGTVWSELDDTKWYNSIELESIDKLFSAYQKNGVANDGSIEDLRLIGKNKAKILSVIDGRRAQNCTILLSKLKMTDEEISKAILSMDSNEQLPIDMVEQLLKFTPSAEERALLDEHSEDIDSLARADRFLYEISKIPHYEQRLRSLHYKKRFQVTVNDLAPRIASVMEASREVARSRKLRKLLELVLALGNYMNRGARGNASGFRLASLNRLADTKSSAAKGTTLLHYLVQIIEKKFKDILTLEEDLPHVKEASKVSLGEMDKDITMLRAGLAEVNREIEFHRSSGASQPGDRFLPVMREFHAQASVRFAELEDQFQDMKTRFDRAVRLFGEDGSVVQPEEFFGIFDGFLSALMEAKQDNENFRRRQEEEEKRAKQEAELKKRTIERKTKEGLLNSVAGKLGLKPKHTNGTNGGPVTAADANNKGEFDDLISALRTGDVFGEDMAKFKRSRKTRLGPNGTNNTSPPRSRNSVGREDSRERTGVPNRRQ, encoded by the exons ATGCCGGCCTTCCGTGGACGCCGGGGCTGGTGTGGTTGCCTGCAG GATGACGAACCTCCCGAAATCTGTGTGGTCGAAGGAGTGTTCTCCCTGCAAACTCTCACACCAACCCAACCGATGCCGGCGATCGATGAGCTCGACATCAAGTTTGCCGAGCTGGTCGAAGAGCTGGATCTTACCGCACCGAACAAAGCGGCCATGATGAGCCTACCGCCACAGAAAAAGTGGCAAATCTACTGCTCACGCAAAAGTCCCCTGGACAGCGGACCGAACGGTACACCGCTCCAGACAGTTCCTCCCTCGCCCGAACACTACATCGAACGGTTAAAGGATATGGCAGTGCAGCTGAAAGCTTGCGCACCGGACGAATCACCTACGCACGAATACGGACCCAAGATCGAATCGCAGACGGCATTGTTCGATGCGCTCAAAACGGCACTCCGTACATCGGCACACAGTTTCGTGATTCGGTTTATTGAACTGCAAGGACTGCCGGCATTGCTGGAGCTACTGCAGGTTCTCGATATACGGGTAGCGAACAGCCCATTGCACACCAGCCTGATCGGATGCATCAAGGCACTGATGAACAACTCTACCGGACGGTCGCATGTGCTCGCCCATCCGACCGGAATCGATACGATCGCACGTTCGCTGGCGGCTGACAACATCAAGACCAAGATTGCCGCACTCGAAATACTCGGTGCGGTTTGTTTGGTGCCcggtggacacaagaaggtGCTGAATGCGATGCTTAATTATCAGGAGTACGCGGCAGAACGTGCCCGGTTCCAGGGCATCGTCAACGATCTCGACCGCTCGACCGGTGCGTATCGGGATGACGTCAACCTGAAGACGGCCATCATGTCGTTCATCAATGCCGTGCTGAACTACGGCCCCGGACAGGAGAACCTCGAGTTTCGGTTGCACCTGCGATACGAGTTCCTGATGCTCGGTATCCAGCCCGTCATCGACAAGCTGCGCAAGCACGAAAACGAAACCCtcaaccgccatcttgacttTTTCGAGATGGTCCGCAACGAGGACGAAAAGGAGCTGGCCCGCAAGTTCGATCACGAGCATGTGGACACCAAGAGCGCATCGGCTATGTTTGATCTGATTCGCCGTAAACTAAGTCATTCGCCGGCCTATCCGCACCTGCTGTCACTGTTGCAGCATATGCTACTGCTTCCACCACCTACCACCGGTCCGAACGCACAGCACTGGTTGCTGTTCGATCGGGTGGTGCAGCAGTTGGTCCTACAGCACGAAGAACGCCCCGCCAGTGACTGTCTCGATCCGGATGCGCCCGGTGTGGACAAGCGTTCCGAAACCGGTTCGGTTGCGTCCTCCTCGCTAAAGCTGCAAGACCCGGACGTAACACCACTCTCGATCGATGTGCGCAAGATCGTGAAGTTGCTGGTAAAGGAAGAAGAACTAGTGGCGTCCCGAACACGAGCCGACGATCTGGAGCGTGAAAACTCCGAAATAGCGGCTCGGCTAGCCAAGAAGGAACAGGATCTCGACCATCGGACGCAGGAAAAGGAAGATCTGGAGACATCTTTGGCGCGTATGCGAGAACGGTTGGAAAAGGAAAGTGCCAATCACTCACAAGCGGTACAACGGGCACTCAATGCGGAGATGCGTGCCGAAGATCTGCAGCATCGGTTTGTGAGCGAGCAACAGGAACGGCTTCGCCTGGAGCGGCTCGTCACGGAGGGTAGCATCCCGGACGATCAGAAAGTTGCCGGATTGCAGGGAGCCAACTGTAATGGGCAGGCAACGTCacctccaccgccaccaccagcaccctGCAAActaccaccacctccaccaccaccaatgaTGATGCCAGCCGCTCCGCCACCACCTCCAGCACCGGGCGGTATGCCTAAGCTGGCGCCGGCCGGTCCGCAGGCACCGGCAGCACCGAAAGCACCAGAAGCACCGAAAAAGAACGTTCCCCAACCGGCCAATCCGCTCAAAAGTTTCAACTGGTCAAAGCTGCCCGACAGCAAGCTGACGGGTACGGTGTGGAGTGAGCTGGACGATACCAAGTGGTACAACAGCATTGAACTCGAGTCGATCGACAAGCTGTTCTCCGCCTACCAGAAGAACGGTGTTGCG AATGATGGCTCGATCGAGGATCTTCGTTTGATTGGTAAGAATAAGGCCAAAATTTTGTCCGTGATTGATGGTCGCAGAGCACAAAACTGCACCATTCTGCTCAGCAAGCTCAAAATGACTGATGAGGAGATCTCAAA AGCCATCTTATCGATGGACTCCAATGAACAGTTGCCGATCGACATGGTTGAGCAACTGCTCAAGTTCACTCCTTCGGCCGAAGAACGTGCACTTTTGGACGAACATTCGGAAGATATTGATTCACTAGCACGTGCCGATCGGTTTCTTTACGAAATCTCAAA GATACCTCACTACGAGCAGCGGTTACGTAGTCTACACTACAAGAAGCGTTTCCAGGTCACCGTAAACGATCTAGCGCCGAGGATCGCCAGCGTGATGGAGGCATCGCGCGAAGTAGCACGCTCTCGCAAGCTTCGGAAGCTGCTCGAACTAGTCCTGGCGCTAGGAAACTACATGAACCGTGGAGCTCGTGGCAATGCGTCAGGTTTCCGACTAGCGTCCCTGAACCGACTGGCGGACACAAAGTCAAGTGCAGCCAAGGGCACCACGTTGCTCCACTACCTGGTGCAAATCATCGAGAAGAAGTTTAAGGACATTCTGACGCTCGAGGAAGATTTGCCACACGTGAAGGAAGCCTCGAAGGTGTCGCTCGGTGAGATGGACAAAGACATTACGATGCTTCGTGCCGGACTGGCGGAAGTAAACCGTGAGATCGAGTTTCATCGGAGCAGCGGTGCATCACAGCCTGGTGACCGGTTCCTGCCCGTGATGAGAGAATTCCACGCCCAGGCGTCGGTGCGGTTTGCCGAGCTGGAGGACCAATTCCAGGACATGAAAACGAG GTTTGACCGTGCCGTTCGACTATTCGGCGAGGATGGTTCAGTGGTGCAGCCGGAAGAATTCTTCGGCATCTTTGATGGTTTCCTGTCCGCACTTATGGAGGCTAAGCAGGATAATGAGAACTTCCGGCGGCGTCAGGAAGAGGAGGAAAAGCGTGCCAAGCAGGAGGCTGAG CTAAAGAAACGCACCATTGAGCGTAAAACAAAGGAAGGGCTCCTGAATTCGGTGGCCGGTAAGTTGGGCCTCAAACCGAAACATACGAACGGTACCAATGGGGGTCCAGTCACGGCAGCCGATGCCAACAACAAGGGTGAGTTCGATGACCTCATTTCGGCACTCAGGACGGGCGACGTGTTCGGTGAGGATATGGCCAAATTTAAGCGTTCGCGCAAAACACGCCTCGGACCGAACGGGACCAACAATACGTCGCCACCGCGCAGTCGTAACAGCGTTGGACGTGAGGACAGCCGTGAACGGACCGGTGTACCTAACCGGCGACAGTAG
- the LOC128300965 gene encoding disheveled-associated activator of morphogenesis 1 isoform X1, producing MPAFRGRRGWCGCLQDDEPPEICVVEGVFSLQTLTPTQPMPAIDELDIKFAELVEELDLTAPNKAAMMSLPPQKKWQIYCSRKSPLDSGPNGTPLQTVPPSPEHYIERLKDMAVQLKACAPDESPTHEYGPKIESQTALFDALKTALRTSAHSFVIRFIELQGLPALLELLQVLDIRVANSPLHTSLIGCIKALMNNSTGRSHVLAHPTGIDTIARSLAADNIKTKIAALEILGAVCLVPGGHKKVLNAMLNYQEYAAERARFQGIVNDLDRSTGAYRDDVNLKTAIMSFINAVLNYGPGQENLEFRLHLRYEFLMLGIQPVIDKLRKHENETLNRHLDFFEMVRNEDEKELARKFDHEHVDTKSASAMFDLIRRKLSHSPAYPHLLSLLQHMLLLPPPTTGPNAQHWLLFDRVVQQLVLQHEERPASDCLDPDAPGVDKRSETGSVASSSLKLQDPDVTPLSIDVRKIVKLLVKEEELVASRTRADDLERENSEIAARLAKKEQDLDHRTQEKEDLETSLARMRERLEKESANHSQAVQRALNAEMRAEDLQHRFVSEQQERLRLERLVTEGSIPDDQKVAGLQGANCNGQATSPPPPPPAPCKLPPPPPPPMMMPAAPPPPPAPGGMPKLAPAGPQAPAAPKAPEAPKKNVPQPANPLKSFNWSKLPDSKLTGTVWSELDDTKWYNSIELESIDKLFSAYQKNGVAVSDRRVSMELCITDMHLLDFRFPQNDGSIEDLRLIGKNKAKILSVIDGRRAQNCTILLSKLKMTDEEISKAILSMDSNEQLPIDMVEQLLKFTPSAEERALLDEHSEDIDSLARADRFLYEISKIPHYEQRLRSLHYKKRFQVTVNDLAPRIASVMEASREVARSRKLRKLLELVLALGNYMNRGARGNASGFRLASLNRLADTKSSAAKGTTLLHYLVQIIEKKFKDILTLEEDLPHVKEASKVSLGEMDKDITMLRAGLAEVNREIEFHRSSGASQPGDRFLPVMREFHAQASVRFAELEDQFQDMKTRFDRAVRLFGEDGSVVQPEEFFGIFDGFLSALMEAKQDNENFRRRQEEEEKRAKQEAELKKRTIERKTKEGLLNSVAGKLGLKPKHTNGTNGGPVTAADANNKGEFDDLISALRTGDVFGEDMAKFKRSRKTRLGPNGTNNTSPPRSRNSVGREDSRERTGVPNRRQ from the exons ATGCCGGCCTTCCGTGGACGCCGGGGCTGGTGTGGTTGCCTGCAG GATGACGAACCTCCCGAAATCTGTGTGGTCGAAGGAGTGTTCTCCCTGCAAACTCTCACACCAACCCAACCGATGCCGGCGATCGATGAGCTCGACATCAAGTTTGCCGAGCTGGTCGAAGAGCTGGATCTTACCGCACCGAACAAAGCGGCCATGATGAGCCTACCGCCACAGAAAAAGTGGCAAATCTACTGCTCACGCAAAAGTCCCCTGGACAGCGGACCGAACGGTACACCGCTCCAGACAGTTCCTCCCTCGCCCGAACACTACATCGAACGGTTAAAGGATATGGCAGTGCAGCTGAAAGCTTGCGCACCGGACGAATCACCTACGCACGAATACGGACCCAAGATCGAATCGCAGACGGCATTGTTCGATGCGCTCAAAACGGCACTCCGTACATCGGCACACAGTTTCGTGATTCGGTTTATTGAACTGCAAGGACTGCCGGCATTGCTGGAGCTACTGCAGGTTCTCGATATACGGGTAGCGAACAGCCCATTGCACACCAGCCTGATCGGATGCATCAAGGCACTGATGAACAACTCTACCGGACGGTCGCATGTGCTCGCCCATCCGACCGGAATCGATACGATCGCACGTTCGCTGGCGGCTGACAACATCAAGACCAAGATTGCCGCACTCGAAATACTCGGTGCGGTTTGTTTGGTGCCcggtggacacaagaaggtGCTGAATGCGATGCTTAATTATCAGGAGTACGCGGCAGAACGTGCCCGGTTCCAGGGCATCGTCAACGATCTCGACCGCTCGACCGGTGCGTATCGGGATGACGTCAACCTGAAGACGGCCATCATGTCGTTCATCAATGCCGTGCTGAACTACGGCCCCGGACAGGAGAACCTCGAGTTTCGGTTGCACCTGCGATACGAGTTCCTGATGCTCGGTATCCAGCCCGTCATCGACAAGCTGCGCAAGCACGAAAACGAAACCCtcaaccgccatcttgacttTTTCGAGATGGTCCGCAACGAGGACGAAAAGGAGCTGGCCCGCAAGTTCGATCACGAGCATGTGGACACCAAGAGCGCATCGGCTATGTTTGATCTGATTCGCCGTAAACTAAGTCATTCGCCGGCCTATCCGCACCTGCTGTCACTGTTGCAGCATATGCTACTGCTTCCACCACCTACCACCGGTCCGAACGCACAGCACTGGTTGCTGTTCGATCGGGTGGTGCAGCAGTTGGTCCTACAGCACGAAGAACGCCCCGCCAGTGACTGTCTCGATCCGGATGCGCCCGGTGTGGACAAGCGTTCCGAAACCGGTTCGGTTGCGTCCTCCTCGCTAAAGCTGCAAGACCCGGACGTAACACCACTCTCGATCGATGTGCGCAAGATCGTGAAGTTGCTGGTAAAGGAAGAAGAACTAGTGGCGTCCCGAACACGAGCCGACGATCTGGAGCGTGAAAACTCCGAAATAGCGGCTCGGCTAGCCAAGAAGGAACAGGATCTCGACCATCGGACGCAGGAAAAGGAAGATCTGGAGACATCTTTGGCGCGTATGCGAGAACGGTTGGAAAAGGAAAGTGCCAATCACTCACAAGCGGTACAACGGGCACTCAATGCGGAGATGCGTGCCGAAGATCTGCAGCATCGGTTTGTGAGCGAGCAACAGGAACGGCTTCGCCTGGAGCGGCTCGTCACGGAGGGTAGCATCCCGGACGATCAGAAAGTTGCCGGATTGCAGGGAGCCAACTGTAATGGGCAGGCAACGTCacctccaccgccaccaccagcaccctGCAAActaccaccacctccaccaccaccaatgaTGATGCCAGCCGCTCCGCCACCACCTCCAGCACCGGGCGGTATGCCTAAGCTGGCGCCGGCCGGTCCGCAGGCACCGGCAGCACCGAAAGCACCAGAAGCACCGAAAAAGAACGTTCCCCAACCGGCCAATCCGCTCAAAAGTTTCAACTGGTCAAAGCTGCCCGACAGCAAGCTGACGGGTACGGTGTGGAGTGAGCTGGACGATACCAAGTGGTACAACAGCATTGAACTCGAGTCGATCGACAAGCTGTTCTCCGCCTACCAGAAGAACGGTGTTGCGGTAAGTGATCGTCGGGTGTCCATGGAACTATGCATTACTGATATGCATCTTCTTGATTTTCGCTTCCCACAGAATGATGGCTCGATCGAGGATCTTCGTTTGATTGGTAAGAATAAGGCCAAAATTTTGTCCGTGATTGATGGTCGCAGAGCACAAAACTGCACCATTCTGCTCAGCAAGCTCAAAATGACTGATGAGGAGATCTCAAA AGCCATCTTATCGATGGACTCCAATGAACAGTTGCCGATCGACATGGTTGAGCAACTGCTCAAGTTCACTCCTTCGGCCGAAGAACGTGCACTTTTGGACGAACATTCGGAAGATATTGATTCACTAGCACGTGCCGATCGGTTTCTTTACGAAATCTCAAA GATACCTCACTACGAGCAGCGGTTACGTAGTCTACACTACAAGAAGCGTTTCCAGGTCACCGTAAACGATCTAGCGCCGAGGATCGCCAGCGTGATGGAGGCATCGCGCGAAGTAGCACGCTCTCGCAAGCTTCGGAAGCTGCTCGAACTAGTCCTGGCGCTAGGAAACTACATGAACCGTGGAGCTCGTGGCAATGCGTCAGGTTTCCGACTAGCGTCCCTGAACCGACTGGCGGACACAAAGTCAAGTGCAGCCAAGGGCACCACGTTGCTCCACTACCTGGTGCAAATCATCGAGAAGAAGTTTAAGGACATTCTGACGCTCGAGGAAGATTTGCCACACGTGAAGGAAGCCTCGAAGGTGTCGCTCGGTGAGATGGACAAAGACATTACGATGCTTCGTGCCGGACTGGCGGAAGTAAACCGTGAGATCGAGTTTCATCGGAGCAGCGGTGCATCACAGCCTGGTGACCGGTTCCTGCCCGTGATGAGAGAATTCCACGCCCAGGCGTCGGTGCGGTTTGCCGAGCTGGAGGACCAATTCCAGGACATGAAAACGAG GTTTGACCGTGCCGTTCGACTATTCGGCGAGGATGGTTCAGTGGTGCAGCCGGAAGAATTCTTCGGCATCTTTGATGGTTTCCTGTCCGCACTTATGGAGGCTAAGCAGGATAATGAGAACTTCCGGCGGCGTCAGGAAGAGGAGGAAAAGCGTGCCAAGCAGGAGGCTGAG CTAAAGAAACGCACCATTGAGCGTAAAACAAAGGAAGGGCTCCTGAATTCGGTGGCCGGTAAGTTGGGCCTCAAACCGAAACATACGAACGGTACCAATGGGGGTCCAGTCACGGCAGCCGATGCCAACAACAAGGGTGAGTTCGATGACCTCATTTCGGCACTCAGGACGGGCGACGTGTTCGGTGAGGATATGGCCAAATTTAAGCGTTCGCGCAAAACACGCCTCGGACCGAACGGGACCAACAATACGTCGCCACCGCGCAGTCGTAACAGCGTTGGACGTGAGGACAGCCGTGAACGGACCGGTGTACCTAACCGGCGACAGTAG
- the LOC128300977 gene encoding poly(A) RNA polymerase, mitochondrial has translation MYHIWRTSTVRSKRAITCGYGNIRRILQLPSGRQHRTHLSLPVRYCSANVRTFDAMLYARRAEARRSILVQVSSERSYNELYHYCSQFGTIESSHHYRVDGDADGDCHYILLEFGSSAEADAAMQSGVFSTERPGVRARSIFLWFRTGPKPKLIAQEEPKRPLALVDGANPIGEADLNGLLSSAESINDQVTILHRLTKLNDLGKRLRFLAVRQLESSLQGMFPQAVAHPFGSSVNGYGRMGCDLDVILDLDSRSGEPPDRNSRLVYHTKSTNPNERTQVQRQLESIGDVLQLFLPGVNSVRRILKARVPIVKYHHEHLDLEIDLTMNNTAGVYMSELLYLFGQLDARVRPLTFCVRRWAQSVGLTNQTPGYWITNFSLTMLVMYFLQQLSRPVLPSINRLIQLSATFSPPNSPHPVTRFGEGEAEWANTFLKNPAIYGSFRSENESTIEQLLTEFFEFYSQFDFNQRAISLNLGSTILKPDHSPMYIVNPLETVLNVSKNVNLEETELFRMQVRNAVWLLEAHGKESGTAPSSSSTEPWGLVSLFGPKQQQRITPQMFFTKRMLNVKDIFDEVPAVDEPTQYRNETVKNQIAAIQRAAKAEIHKLSTGGSSPRTGAASVEARTNTSMEGTGVKLKRNTKRR, from the exons GATACTCCAGCTACCGTCCGGCCGGCAACATCGCACACACTTATCCTTACCGGTTCGGTATTGCAGCG CTAATGTACGAACGTTTGATGCAATGCTATACGCTAGACGAGCGGAAGCCCGAAGAAGCATTCTAGTGCAAGTAAGCTCGGAACGATCGTACAACGAGTTGTACCACTATTGTTCACAGTTCGGCACTATCGAAAGTTCCCATCATTACCGGGTGGATGGTGATGCGGATGGCGACTGTCACTACATATTGCTCGAGTTCGGTTCCTCCGCCGAAGCGGACGCAGCAATGCAGTCCGGTGTGTTTAGCACAGAGCGACCCGGCGTTCGTGCAAGATCTATTTTTCTATGGTTCCGCACAGGCCCGAAGCCGAAGCTAATCGCTCAGGAAGAACCCAAACGTCCGTTAGCCCTAGTAGATGGTGCAAATCCGATCGGAGAAGCAGACCTCAACGGTCTGTTGTCGTCGGCCGAAAGTATAAACGATCAAGTTACCATACTGCATCGTTTAACGAAACTCAACGACCTAGGTAAACGGTTGCGCTTCTTGGCGGTACGACAGTTGGAATCTTCATTGCAGGGAATGTTCCCCCAAGCGGTCGCTCATCCATTCGGTTCCTCCGTCAATGGATACGGTCGAATGGGATGCGATCTGGACGTGATATTGGATTTGGATTCGCGCTCCGGTGAACCACCGGATCGAAATTCCCGCCTCGTGTATCACACAAAATCCACCAATCCAAACGAGCGAACGCAAGTTCAGCGACAGTTGGAATCAATCGGAGATGTGCTGCAGCTGTTTCTGCCTGGTGTTAACAGTGTGCGACGAATACTGAAGGCTCGTGTACCGATTGTCAAGTATCACCATGAACATTTGGACCTCGAAATAGACCTCACCATGAACAATACGGCAGGCGTGTACATGTCTGAGTTGCTGTACCTTTTCGGGCAGTTGGACGCACGTGTGCGTCCCCTTACGTTCTGTGTGCGCCGCTGGGCCCAATCCGTAGGCCTCACGAACCAAACACCGGGTTATTGGATAACGAACTTTTCGCTCACCATGCTGGTCATGTACTTTTTGCAGCAATTATCACGCCCAGTGTTACCATCGATCAATCGGCTGATCCAACTCAGTGCCACATTTTCACCGCCAAACAGTCCACACCCTGTCACTCGGTTCGGCGAAGGAGAAGCCGAATGGGCGAACACGTTTCTAAAAAATCCCGCCATTTACGGTTCATTCCGAAGCGAGAATGAATCAACCATCGAGCAGCTACTGACAGAATTTTTCGAGTTCTACTCACAGTTTGACTTTAACCAACGTGCAATAAGCCTCAACTTGGGTTCCACCATTCTCAAGCCGGACCACAGTCCCATGTACATTGTGAACCCGCTGGAAACGGTGCTGAACGTAAGCAAGAACGTTAATCTCGAGGAAACGGAACTGTTCCGGATGCAGGTGCGCAATGCGGTATGGTTGTTGGAAGCGCATGGGAAAGAATCTGGCACTGCACcgtcgagcagcagcaccgaACCGTGGGGCCTGGTAAGTTTGTTCGGtccaaagcaacagcaacgcaTTACGCCACAAATGTTCTTTACCAAGCGAATGCTAAACGTGAAGGATATCTTCGATGAGGTACCGGCAGTAGACGAACCGACCCAGTATCGGAATGAGACGGTTAAAAACCAAATTGCCGCCATACAGCGTGCAGCAAAGGCGGAAATACACAAGCTCAGTACGGGTGGTTCATCTCCCCGTACGGGAGCGGCAAGTGTGGAAGCAAGGACTAACACATCGATGGAAGGAACGGGCGTAAAGCTAAAGCGAAACACAAAGCGACGGTGA